One Denticeps clupeoides chromosome 3, fDenClu1.1, whole genome shotgun sequence DNA window includes the following coding sequences:
- the LOC114785188 gene encoding uncharacterized protein LOC114785188, whose protein sequence is MAKTFSYRRLEVVSGSPAAEDFKERWPALFCEAEIKEEFRRLTTISLEQSFMNRLDTYTPKMITLMKLKGGVVGTKLRPYIDILSQNQNIEMRREAVIRSLILYLGEKEEELFEDCQEDNHSDTTLHTLKILVVHGADGKDPVDVSIILEGKEILPGCHNAAKACALLMGLIYALNIAYPTTLCYTFEVFQKLFLELDGIKLSPKFGTTADYSFKATPSSSADASSVTKQLDSEDEDDLLANL, encoded by the exons atggcaaaaacattcTCCTATCGAAGGCTTGAGGTTGTCAGTGGTAGTCCAGCTGCTGAAGACTTCAAGGAGAGATGGCCAGCCTTATTTTGTGAAGCTGAG ataaaaGAAGAATTTAGGAGATTAACTACAATTTCCCTGGAACAGAGCTTCATGAACAGGCttgacacatacacaccaaaAATGATTACCCTAATGAAGCTCAAGGGAGGTGTCGTGGGCACCAAGCTGAGGCCGTACATAGACATACTGAGTCAG AACCAAAACATTGAGATGAGGCGTGAAGCTGTTATCCGGAGCCTCATACTGTACCTTGGCGAGAAGGAAGAGGAACTGTTTGAAGATTGCCAG GAGGACAACCACAGTGACACAACGCTACACACCCTCAAGATTCTGGTTGTCCATGGAGCTGATGGAAAGGATCCAGTGGACGTATCCATTATTCTTGAAGGAAAGGAGATCTTGCCGGGATGCCACAATGCTGCTAAAGCTTGTGCACTGCTTATGGGACTCATTTATGCCCTAAACATCGCATACCCCACAACATTGTGTTACACTTTCGAGGTGTTTCAGAAACTTTTTCTAGAATTGGATGGAATTAAGCTGTCTCCAAAA TTTGGTACCACTGCAGATTACAGTTTTAAAGCTACACCATCCTCTTCTGCTGATGCCAGCTCAGTGACAAAGCAGCTGGAcagtgaagatgaagatgatttACTTGCTAATCTGTGA